The sequence CCCAGCACCCACCACCTTCAAACCAACGGGAATCAAACTCAATAAACCCTTGACACTACGAAAATAATTACCGATCACAAAAAGGGCAAACTTACGCTCATCCACCCAACCACCTTCTTTCACTAAATCCACTAATACTTTGCGGTGTCGCACCGGAGTATTATCCTTCGGTGATTCAGTGTCTAAAAGACGACTTTTAATTTTCGTAATTTGGGTGAGGGGCGCTACATCCATAGGGCAAACTTCCTCACATAAAAAACACCTAGTGCAACCCCAAACACCCTCTTCAATAGTATTATTTTTCTTCAACCTTTCCCCAGTCATATTATCCCTAGAATCATCAATCAAACGATAACTTTTTGCCAAAGCATGAGGTCCCACAAAATTACCATTCACCTCCTTACCATTACACTCAGAATAACAAGCCCCACACAAAATACAATTACCCGTTTGAGAAAGCAAATTTCTTTCTTCAGGAGTTTGTAAAAACTCTCTTTCCGTTAAGCTACGACTTTTACTACTAACGTAAGGGTCAACCTTTTCTAAATCCTGCCAAAATTGATCCATCTTCACCACCAAATCTTTAATCACCGGTAGATTATTGAAAGGTGAAATCACAATTTCTGGAATTTTTTCCCCCTCATTAAAACCAAGACGATTTAACTCTCCCT is a genomic window of Cyanobacterium sp. T60_A2020_053 containing:
- a CDS encoding succinate dehydrogenase/fumarate reductase iron-sulfur subunit, whose translation is MKVTLKILRQNPSLAPHFQDYTLEVNPENTILECLNKIKWELDGSLTFRKNCRNTICGSCGMKINGRSALACKENIKGELNRLGFNEGEKIPEIVISPFNNLPVIKDLVVKMDQFWQDLEKVDPYVSSKSRSLTEREFLQTPEERNLLSQTGNCILCGACYSECNGKEVNGNFVGPHALAKSYRLIDDSRDNMTGERLKKNNTIEEGVWGCTRCFLCEEVCPMDVAPLTQITKIKSRLLDTESPKDNTPVRHRKVLVDLVKEGGWVDERKFALFVIGNYFRSVKGLLSLIPVGLKVVGAGKMPFSFEPSEGAGEVKSLIEAVQSKKE